A window from Candidatus Krumholzibacteriota bacterium encodes these proteins:
- the secG gene encoding preprotein translocase subunit SecG → MLFSLFVGIHVIACVLLIIVVLMQSSKGGGLSGAFGGMGSQAVMGGRETASFLSKATTYLAVIFMVTSLSLAFLSAGRGGKQQKSVLKNAAKQNQWGTVVPEEQKKIDDILGKVPEGTEDNSEGESTEKKPSE, encoded by the coding sequence ATGCTTTTTAGTTTATTTGTTGGAATTCATGTCATAGCATGTGTATTGCTTATTATTGTTGTGCTTATGCAGTCGAGTAAGGGAGGCGGGCTCTCCGGAGCTTTTGGCGGTATGGGCAGCCAGGCTGTTATGGGCGGACGGGAAACCGCGTCCTTTCTGAGTAAGGCAACTACTTATCTGGCAGTAATTTTTATGGTAACTTCTCTTTCGCTTGCTTTTCTTTCTGCCGGAAGGGGCGGCAAGCAGCAGAAGAGTGTTCTGAAAAATGCCGCGAAGCAGAACCAATGGGGAACAGTTGTTCCCGAGGAACAGAAGAAGATTGACGATATTCTCGGGAAGGTTCCGGAAGGCACGGAAGATAATAGCGAGGGAGAAAGTACAGAGAAAAAACCTTCCGAATAA
- a CDS encoding DUF4446 family protein, producing the protein MSGLISSNSSLLISISMILGIAAFSLSIVLLINVRRMRKPFTDMAQLHDDNGTEESLLELMKGVGENRNYIREHADRQKEIMERLDNCYSGMGIVRYNAFEDIGGNQSYSVCLLSPKRNGIILSNLVARDSTRGYSIEINNGNPSRELSNEETESFKDALSSLGS; encoded by the coding sequence TTGAGCGGGCTTATTAGTTCTAACAGCAGTTTACTTATATCAATTTCTATGATTTTAGGAATTGCCGCTTTTTCCTTATCTATAGTTTTGTTGATTAATGTCAGAAGAATGCGCAAACCCTTCACTGACATGGCTCAATTACATGACGATAACGGTACTGAAGAGTCCCTTCTGGAACTTATGAAGGGTGTCGGTGAGAACAGGAATTATATCCGTGAACATGCCGACCGTCAGAAAGAAATTATGGAAAGACTTGACAACTGTTACTCCGGCATGGGAATAGTCCGATATAATGCCTTCGAAGATATTGGAGGTAATCAGAGTTATTCGGTATGTCTTCTGTCGCCCAAAAGGAATGGAATAATATTATCTAATCTTGTCGCCAGGGATTCCACCCGAGGGTATTCAATTGAAATAAATAACGGCAACCCTTCGCGCGAATTAAGTAACGAGGAAACAGAGAGTTTCAAGGATGCTCTAAGCTCTCTCGGTTCCTGA
- a CDS encoding prolipoprotein diacylglyceryl transferase produces the protein MHPVLIEIGFLKIYSYGFMLALSFFAGILLAAARARRRGVSSHLIYDLSIVLIIGAVVGSRGLYIITHLDNYNGILDMFALWEGGAVYYGGLILAVAGALIYLRIKKTSFLKVADIISPSIGIGIFFTRIGCFLSGCCFGHPTTCSAGVVFPHHSPAGYQYPDIHIHPTQLYSSAYGLIIFILLILVEKIKLAEGSLFGFMFVFYGIARFFIDYFRYYEESAMVGPFTFNQLISIGLVAAGAGFIIAVNSRNKKRVESYN, from the coding sequence ATGCATCCGGTGTTGATAGAAATTGGATTTCTTAAAATTTATTCATACGGATTCATGCTCGCGCTGAGCTTCTTCGCGGGCATACTTCTGGCCGCGGCGAGAGCGAGAAGAAGGGGAGTCTCATCCCATTTGATATACGATCTGAGTATAGTCCTGATAATAGGAGCTGTGGTGGGATCAAGGGGGCTGTACATTATTACTCATCTGGATAATTATAACGGTATTCTTGATATGTTTGCTCTGTGGGAAGGGGGCGCTGTATATTACGGAGGGTTGATACTGGCGGTAGCGGGCGCGTTGATATATCTCAGGATCAAGAAAACCTCTTTCCTTAAAGTAGCTGATATTATATCTCCCTCGATAGGTATTGGAATATTCTTTACAAGGATCGGCTGTTTCTTAAGCGGCTGTTGTTTTGGGCATCCAACTACCTGCTCTGCGGGTGTTGTCTTCCCGCATCATTCTCCGGCCGGTTATCAATATCCGGATATTCATATTCATCCCACCCAATTGTATTCTTCCGCCTATGGGCTTATAATATTTATTCTGCTTATCCTCGTTGAAAAAATAAAGTTGGCGGAGGGTTCACTTTTCGGTTTCATGTTTGTTTTTTACGGAATAGCGAGGTTTTTTATAGATTATTTCAGGTATTATGAAGAGTCTGCCATGGTTGGTCCATTTACATTCAATCAATTGATAAGTATAGGGCTTGTTGCGGCCGGGGCGGGTTTCATAATAGCTGTTAACTCGAGAAATAAAAAAAGGGTTGAGAGCTATAATTAG
- a CDS encoding phosphoglycerate kinase codes for MNLKTLADLDLRGKRVLMRVDFNVPLSKDGDVADDTRIRSALPSIEYVVDNGASLVLMSHLGRPGGEKNPSMSLKVVAYRLAELTDHPVKFVEDCIGDSVVNKISGLKEGEILLLENMRFHKEEKENDPMFAKRIARWGDLYANDAFGTAHRAHASTVAVPRNFVSRVAGFLLEKELTVLEGLIDNPAYPFVAVLGGAKVSGKIGLVSNLLNHVDRLIIGGGMAFTFLKAVGLEIGNSLLDEEYLPLCRDLMEKDSKAREKKIYLPVDCLVAREIHEDSEVKLVSTGDIPKGWTAVDIGEKSVDLFSEELNKARTVFWNGPMGIFEIDNFARGTEGIARKVAEITDSGAKTVVGGGDTVSALNKNHLSDRIFHISTGGGASLTLLEGGELPAVEVLEKKNN; via the coding sequence TTGAATCTCAAGACATTAGCCGATTTGGATCTTCGCGGCAAAAGAGTCCTTATGAGAGTTGATTTCAATGTTCCCCTTTCAAAGGATGGAGATGTGGCCGATGATACAAGGATACGGTCGGCACTGCCCAGCATTGAATATGTTGTTGATAACGGAGCGTCCCTTGTATTAATGTCTCATCTCGGCAGGCCGGGCGGCGAGAAGAATCCCTCAATGAGTCTGAAGGTTGTAGCGTACCGGCTTGCGGAGCTTACGGATCATCCTGTAAAATTTGTGGAAGATTGTATTGGAGACTCCGTTGTCAATAAGATTTCCGGTCTGAAAGAGGGAGAAATACTTCTGCTGGAAAATATGAGATTCCATAAGGAAGAAAAAGAGAATGACCCCATGTTCGCGAAACGGATTGCCCGCTGGGGTGATCTTTACGCTAATGATGCTTTCGGTACAGCGCACAGAGCCCATGCTTCGACTGTAGCGGTGCCGCGGAATTTTGTAAGTAGAGTGGCGGGGTTTCTCCTTGAAAAGGAACTTACGGTTCTTGAGGGGCTTATCGATAATCCCGCTTATCCCTTTGTCGCCGTGCTCGGAGGAGCAAAAGTATCCGGAAAGATCGGCCTTGTCAGCAATCTTCTTAATCATGTTGACCGTCTTATTATAGGCGGAGGAATGGCTTTTACCTTTTTAAAAGCTGTCGGACTTGAGATTGGGAATTCGCTCCTGGATGAGGAGTATCTTCCCCTTTGCAGGGATCTTATGGAAAAAGACAGCAAAGCGCGGGAGAAAAAAATATATCTGCCGGTCGATTGCCTCGTCGCGAGGGAGATTCATGAAGATAGCGAAGTTAAGCTGGTTTCCACCGGGGATATCCCGAAAGGATGGACGGCCGTGGACATTGGCGAGAAATCAGTAGATCTGTTTTCGGAGGAATTGAACAAAGCCCGCACGGTTTTCTGGAATGGACCTATGGGGATCTTCGAAATAGATAATTTCGCCCGCGGGACCGAAGGGATTGCCAGAAAGGTGGCGGAAATAACTGATTCCGGGGCGAAGACTGTTGTGGGCGGCGGGGATACTGTTTCAGCCCTGAACAAGAATCATCTTTCCGACAGGATATTTCATATTTCCACCGGCGGCGGCGCTTCACTCACTTTACTGGAAGGAGGTGAGCTGCCGGCCGTAGAAGTACTGGAGAAGAAAAATAATTAG
- the tpiA gene encoding triose-phosphate isomerase has product MRKSVVAGNWKMNMNNKEGARLAGEIVNGLKDGFDCEVVLFPSFTTIPSVLDVVRGSSVSVGGQNLYSESSGAFTGEISADMLKALGCEYVLVGHSERRHIFGEDSAVLSKKLRIALKYGLSPFFCVGELLEQRESGIADDVVEKQLREVLEGLDDSEISRVKIAYEPVWAIGTGKTATASDAADMHSLIREVVENIFSSVISQRMIIMYGGSVKPANAAELIKEKDIDGALVGGAALKADSFLEIIRQSVR; this is encoded by the coding sequence ATGAGAAAGAGCGTAGTTGCCGGTAATTGGAAAATGAACATGAATAACAAAGAGGGCGCCCGGCTCGCAGGTGAGATTGTAAACGGACTTAAGGACGGGTTTGATTGTGAAGTTGTTCTTTTCCCATCTTTTACAACTATTCCTTCAGTTCTCGATGTCGTCCGGGGATCTTCGGTGTCTGTTGGCGGGCAGAACCTCTATTCTGAAAGCAGCGGGGCTTTTACGGGTGAAATATCCGCGGATATGCTTAAAGCGCTGGGCTGCGAATATGTTCTTGTAGGTCATTCCGAAAGAAGGCATATTTTCGGTGAGGATTCAGCAGTACTTTCGAAGAAATTAAGAATTGCCCTCAAATACGGGCTGTCGCCCTTCTTTTGCGTGGGGGAGCTCCTTGAGCAAAGAGAAAGCGGTATAGCGGATGATGTGGTGGAGAAGCAGCTGCGGGAAGTATTAGAAGGGTTGGATGACAGTGAGATCTCAAGGGTTAAAATAGCTTATGAGCCTGTCTGGGCAATAGGGACCGGAAAGACAGCAACAGCTTCTGACGCGGCGGATATGCATTCACTTATAAGAGAAGTGGTAGAGAATATTTTCAGCAGTGTGATTTCACAGCGGATGATTATCATGTACGGCGGAAGCGTTAAACCCGCAAACGCCGCTGAACTAATCAAAGAAAAAGATATTGACGGTGCCCTCGTTGGCGGCGCGGCTCTGAAAGCCGATTCATTTCTTGAAATTATTCGTCAGTCGGTAAGATAA
- the gap gene encoding type I glyceraldehyde-3-phosphate dehydrogenase codes for MAIKVAINGFGRIGRFVMRGLANDKRFNLVAVNDLTDNKTLAHLLKYDSMHGRFPGNVKALKSGHIRAGNRKFKVYSEPDPADLPWKKHGVDVVIESTGLFRKREAAAKHLKAGAKKVVISAPSKDPDIMIVMGVNHKSYRKSRHHIISTASCTTNCLAPIASVLNNKFGISNGLMTTIHSYTTDQNILDGPHKKDLRRARSCAVSIIPTSTGAAEAVGVVMPELKGKLDGMAVRVPTADGSLVDLTVTLKKRTTIAKLNHAVKLAAARSMRGIIEYCEDPIVSADVIGNPHSSIFDPGATMSVTPKVFKILTWYDNEIGYAMRMVDMIRLIGKK; via the coding sequence ATGGCGATTAAAGTAGCCATAAACGGCTTTGGAAGAATTGGAAGGTTTGTCATGCGCGGTCTGGCAAATGACAAGCGGTTCAATCTTGTTGCTGTTAATGATCTTACTGATAATAAAACTCTTGCTCATCTTTTAAAGTACGATTCCATGCACGGAAGGTTCCCCGGTAACGTAAAGGCTTTGAAGTCCGGTCATATCAGGGCTGGAAACAGGAAGTTCAAGGTTTATTCAGAACCCGATCCAGCTGACCTGCCTTGGAAGAAACATGGAGTTGATGTGGTTATTGAATCAACCGGACTGTTCAGAAAGAGGGAAGCCGCCGCGAAACATCTTAAGGCGGGAGCGAAAAAGGTTGTCATTTCAGCACCTTCCAAAGATCCGGATATAATGATAGTGATGGGAGTAAATCACAAATCTTACAGAAAAAGCCGGCATCACATAATTTCCACCGCTTCCTGTACTACAAATTGCCTTGCTCCCATAGCCAGTGTTTTGAACAATAAATTCGGTATATCAAACGGATTGATGACGACTATACATTCCTATACAACTGATCAGAATATCTTGGACGGCCCCCACAAGAAGGATTTGAGGAGAGCCAGATCCTGCGCCGTGTCCATAATCCCGACCAGTACGGGCGCCGCTGAAGCGGTCGGAGTTGTTATGCCTGAACTTAAAGGGAAACTGGATGGTATGGCTGTGCGTGTTCCAACCGCCGACGGTTCTCTTGTGGATCTGACTGTAACTCTTAAGAAAAGAACTACAATCGCGAAATTAAATCATGCCGTTAAGCTTGCCGCCGCAAGATCAATGAGAGGTATAATTGAATACTGTGAGGATCCGATTGTATCTGCTGATGTTATAGGTAATCCTCATTCTTCAATCTTTGATCCGGGCGCCACAATGAGCGTGACGCCGAAGGTGTTTAAGATTCTTACCTGGTACGATAACGAGATCGGCTACGCGATGCGTATGGTTGACATGATAAGATTGATAGGGAAGAAATAA
- the fba gene encoding class II fructose-1,6-bisphosphate aldolase, translated as MLVTNKELLEEASKGKYGVGAFNINNMEFVQAITEAAAELNSPAIIAVSEGAIKYAGFENLVAMVNIAAKGDNTRFSLHLDHGKDMDVIERCIENGFTSVMIDGSHLPYEENVAVTREVVKKAGSRGISVEGELGQLAGVEDNVSVSEQDAKFTDPDEAARFVESTGVGSLAVAVGTSHGAYKFKGEPRLGMDRLSDIASKVSVPLVLHGASGVNREHVEIANRFGADIGDARGVPDDAIKEAVKRGISKVNIDTDMRIAFTAFIRKKFSLDPDIFDPRKYLGAGRDAIAEVVKTKIRLFGSENKIG; from the coding sequence ATGCTGGTAACGAACAAAGAGCTTCTTGAAGAGGCCAGTAAAGGAAAATATGGAGTTGGCGCTTTCAACATTAATAACATGGAGTTTGTTCAGGCTATAACTGAAGCTGCCGCGGAACTAAACAGCCCGGCGATAATAGCAGTTTCGGAAGGCGCCATAAAGTATGCCGGTTTTGAGAATTTGGTTGCCATGGTAAATATAGCGGCTAAGGGGGATAATACACGATTCTCGCTGCATCTCGATCACGGTAAGGATATGGATGTAATTGAAAGATGTATTGAAAACGGATTTACCTCTGTAATGATTGACGGATCGCATTTGCCGTACGAAGAAAATGTCGCGGTTACCCGTGAAGTTGTTAAGAAAGCCGGTTCAAGGGGGATTTCCGTGGAGGGCGAACTCGGTCAACTGGCCGGTGTGGAGGATAATGTTTCTGTTTCTGAGCAGGACGCGAAATTCACCGATCCTGATGAAGCCGCCCGGTTCGTTGAGAGCACTGGTGTCGGTTCTCTGGCGGTAGCGGTCGGCACTTCCCACGGCGCCTATAAATTCAAAGGTGAGCCGAGACTCGGGATGGATAGACTGAGCGATATAGCGTCAAAGGTGTCTGTTCCGCTGGTTCTTCACGGAGCGTCCGGAGTTAACAGAGAGCATGTGGAAATCGCGAACAGGTTCGGGGCTGATATCGGGGACGCGAGAGGTGTCCCGGATGACGCTATAAAAGAGGCTGTGAAGAGGGGGATATCCAAGGTTAACATAGATACCGATATGAGGATCGCTTTTACAGCTTTTATTAGAAAGAAGTTTTCTCTGGATCCCGACATTTTTGATCCAAGAAAGTATCTCGGAGCGGGAAGGGACGCCATAGCAGAGGTTGTAAAAACGAAAATCAGGTTGTTCGGCAGCGAAAATAAGATAGGGTAG
- a CDS encoding TldD/PmbA family protein yields MECVLTSIRKDLLKESTNYILDLASVRSVQCDVYVEDSAGIEIETHRGNVESVDKYRERGIAIRLVKDAGAGYAFTSDLSFSSLDSMFEEALVIARNSTPLDEDILADPQPSEADGNLDQDDLSRDAVEGRIEDVIKMEEAAFDFSGSIVNTDRAGYFEESSIITVSSSRGFTREEKRGSCSTFISAISKRSGETRSGWAWGQSPSPDGIDFAGIGRKAAERSLNLLGSRKIPGGRYPTLFSQLAFIDILGFLGDILSAEMVIKGISCLSGKLNKMIAPKFLSIVDDPFLKGGCFNSRFDDEGVSRRRYEIIKSGRLKGYLHTVMTSRKMKVTSAGNAFRSSFKAVPGPGVTNFYIEPGDKSSRDIMSGLSEGIYVQSIMGIHTADSISGDFSVGISGSYIKSGNVHCPICEMTVSGNILDVLSGITCIANDLVFAGSSGSPSILVSGLSVSGK; encoded by the coding sequence TTGGAATGCGTTTTAACGAGTATTAGAAAGGATCTTTTGAAAGAATCTACTAATTATATTCTTGACCTTGCCTCCGTACGGAGCGTTCAGTGCGATGTTTACGTAGAGGATTCTGCCGGCATTGAAATTGAAACGCACAGGGGAAACGTCGAGTCTGTGGATAAATACAGAGAGAGAGGAATAGCGATACGCCTCGTTAAAGACGCCGGGGCCGGATACGCGTTTACAAGTGACCTTTCATTCTCTTCTTTAGACTCCATGTTCGAGGAAGCATTAGTTATAGCGCGGAACAGCACTCCTCTTGATGAAGATATTCTGGCGGACCCGCAGCCTTCGGAAGCAGACGGGAATTTGGATCAGGATGACCTTTCTCGAGACGCGGTAGAGGGGAGAATCGAAGATGTAATAAAGATGGAAGAAGCGGCCTTTGATTTCAGCGGTTCTATAGTAAATACCGACCGGGCTGGATATTTTGAAGAGAGCAGTATAATAACTGTCAGCAGCAGCCGCGGATTTACAAGAGAAGAGAAAAGAGGCAGCTGCTCAACTTTTATTTCGGCTATTTCAAAACGGTCCGGAGAGACACGCAGCGGCTGGGCCTGGGGACAGTCGCCGAGCCCGGATGGAATTGACTTTGCCGGTATCGGCAGGAAGGCCGCCGAAAGATCTTTAAATCTACTGGGTAGCAGGAAAATACCCGGCGGAAGGTATCCGACCCTGTTCAGTCAGCTGGCTTTTATAGATATCCTCGGATTTCTGGGGGATATTCTTTCAGCGGAAATGGTGATTAAAGGTATTTCCTGTCTTTCCGGGAAATTGAACAAGATGATCGCCCCGAAATTTCTATCTATTGTTGATGATCCGTTCTTGAAAGGGGGATGTTTCAATTCACGGTTCGATGACGAAGGGGTGTCGCGGAGAAGATATGAAATCATAAAATCGGGCAGATTGAAAGGGTATTTACATACTGTTATGACATCGAGAAAAATGAAAGTAACTTCAGCCGGGAACGCTTTCCGTTCCTCCTTTAAGGCTGTACCCGGGCCCGGCGTGACCAATTTCTATATTGAACCCGGGGATAAGAGCAGCCGTGATATTATGTCGGGATTATCAGAGGGAATATATGTTCAGAGCATTATGGGAATTCACACGGCGGATTCGATATCGGGTGATTTTTCAGTCGGTATCAGCGGGAGTTACATAAAATCGGGAAATGTCCACTGTCCAATATGCGAAATGACAGTCAGCGGTAATATTCTCGACGTCTTATCAGGTATTACATGTATTGCGAATGATCTGGTATTTGCGGGGTCTTCAGGGTCGCCCTCGATACTTGTAAGCGGGTTAAGCGTGAGCGGAAAATAA
- the rodA gene encoding rod shape-determining protein RodA, protein MNSKFVENIDWILIVVTLVLIGSGLLNLYSIGYIPADLQDTMASGESHFFEKQSLWALLGVVVLILGVLIPFKYYEVMSYPIYFVSLALLLFVLFFDPSRGSSRWITIGGMRLQPSEIMKIAAIFLLAKYLSAKGKDPNRLRVIAVAVMIIAVPFFIIIKQPDLGTALVFPALLLPVLYWRGLDEGIMLLFITPVVSAFLTVYSESSLSSGDYPFPLLVFFLIILVIAYRRRHRIFQSIMLVGINLFVMLTVPGIIGRLEIYQQKRILAFFRPESDILGMGWQVYQSKLAIGSGGFTGKGFLEGTQKMLEFLPERHSDFVFSVLSEELGFIGSVVIIGLFGIMIYRILFLAVKTKSRFGSLAAVGISAYFIFHCVINIGMTIGLAPVTGLPLPLISYGGSSMLTSCFLIGVALNFGMRFNEY, encoded by the coding sequence TTGAACAGTAAATTTGTTGAAAATATAGATTGGATATTGATAGTTGTAACTCTGGTTCTTATAGGTTCGGGGCTTCTGAATCTCTATTCAATAGGATATATCCCCGCTGACCTGCAGGATACCATGGCTTCCGGGGAATCTCATTTTTTCGAAAAGCAATCCTTGTGGGCCCTGCTTGGCGTTGTTGTTTTGATTCTTGGCGTGCTTATACCCTTTAAATATTACGAGGTAATGTCTTACCCGATCTATTTTGTAAGTTTGGCGCTGCTGTTATTTGTTCTGTTCTTTGATCCCTCCAGAGGATCGAGCCGGTGGATAACAATAGGAGGCATGAGACTTCAGCCGAGTGAGATCATGAAAATAGCGGCAATCTTTCTTCTCGCGAAATACCTTTCCGCCAAGGGGAAGGACCCGAACCGCTTGCGTGTTATTGCCGTAGCTGTAATGATAATTGCTGTCCCGTTTTTTATTATAATCAAACAGCCCGATCTTGGGACGGCTCTCGTTTTTCCGGCTCTGCTTCTTCCGGTATTATACTGGCGCGGTCTGGATGAGGGTATAATGCTTCTTTTTATTACCCCCGTTGTGAGCGCGTTTCTGACTGTTTACAGTGAATCTTCCCTTAGCAGCGGTGATTATCCTTTCCCGCTTTTGGTTTTCTTTTTGATAATACTGGTGATTGCGTACAGGAGGAGGCACAGGATTTTTCAGAGTATTATGCTTGTCGGGATCAACCTTTTTGTTATGCTTACAGTTCCCGGCATAATAGGGCGCCTCGAGATATATCAGCAGAAGAGGATACTGGCCTTTTTCCGTCCTGAATCTGACATACTGGGAATGGGCTGGCAGGTCTACCAATCAAAACTGGCGATTGGTTCGGGTGGATTTACGGGGAAGGGGTTTCTTGAAGGAACGCAGAAGATGCTTGAATTTCTTCCCGAAAGGCATTCTGATTTTGTATTTTCAGTACTCTCCGAGGAGTTGGGGTTTATTGGCAGTGTTGTAATAATAGGGCTTTTCGGGATTATGATTTACCGTATTCTGTTTTTAGCGGTTAAGACAAAGAGCAGGTTTGGATCCCTCGCGGCGGTTGGAATTTCAGCGTACTTTATATTTCATTGTGTTATAAATATAGGGATGACAATAGGACTTGCCCCGGTAACGGGTCTTCCGCTTCCTCTTATAAGTTACGGAGGAAGCTCTATGCTGACAAGTTGTTTTCTAATAGGAGTCGCTTTGAATTTTGGAATGCGTTTTAACGAGTATTAG